CCCGAATTCGGATCCGGAGGCGGCGCGGGCCTCGACGCCAGCCGCTTCACCTCGATGCTGACGGCGGCGCAGTACCAGCAATTGATTTCGATGTGCGAGCAAAACGAGCTCAAGATCATGGCGCATCCCAATCGCGACGAGATCCTTCAGGCCTGCGGCACCGCGAAGATGAAGGTCTATTCCGAAAACCGTACCGCGGCGGCGCCGCTGGCCGGCGCGATGTCCGATCTCGAATCGTCGCTCAAGTCTCGCTACGACCAGGTCGCTTCGTTCGATCTGGGCAAGAGCCGCCTGCTGTCGCTCGATCAGGTTCCGTCGGATATCGAAAAGCAGGAGGAAGAAAAGCGGGCCGTCCGCGAGATGTGGGACGCCATCGTGCAACAACACGCCATGGAAAATTTCAGCCCCGCGGTTTCCGACCAGATCATCATCTGGGCGATCGGGACGCCCGGCGGCGACGACCCCGGCTTCGTTGACCTGATCATCGACCGCGTCTTCAAGAACGAAGGCAATCGCGGCCGGCAACGCTGGCTCGGCGCGCGCCTTCGCATGCTGACCGACCGCTTCGTCGAGATCGATCCCGCCCAGGGCGAAAACGACGTTCGCGTCCAGAACCTGACGCTGCTCAAGGAATGGATGGTCGAGTTGCAGAAGCTGACCTACTACGACAACAGCGTCATGGTCGGCATGTACAAATACAAGGGCAATCGCGAATCGGAGCTATACGGCTCGGATGCCAATACGGAAAACCACTTCCGCAAGGCCATCTATTATTACGACGAAGGTCGCAACCGCGCCGATACGCCCAAGGCCAAGGCCTCCCTCGATCTCGATATCGCCATGATCTGCAGCCGGTTCCGTTCGGAAAACACCGGCACACTGATCGAGTTCTACAAAAAGGGCTTCCTGCACGCGCGGCGCGGACTGCGTTTCATGCAGGTCGTCAACCAGGTGCGCCCGGAACTCGGCAAGGCCTTCTATCGCTACGACGAGCCGAATCCGGAGATCACCGCCGGCCTTCAGGAGTCCTACGGCCACACACTGACCGGCCTCATCTACAATCTGTATCTCGCCAAGGATTACCGCGGCGTCATCTCGCAGCGCCAGTACACGCTCGACGCGGGCTTCGACTGGGAGAACAAAAGCGAGGTGCTCCTGATCTTCGCCGAATCGGCCAAGGAACTGGCCGCGCAGAGCATCCACAGTGAACTTGAGTACCGGAAATACAAGGAAATGGCGCTTGCGGGCGGGTCTCGTGCGATGAAATTCGTGCTTCGCCAGTATGGCGGCAAGATGCCCCCGCCGGGCGATGCGAACTTCTGCAAGGTTTTCAACGCCTACTGGAACTACCTCGACGGGTTCGGGCAGAAGGTCGAGGCCAAGGCGATGGAAAACAAATTCGGCGCGACGTGCCCGCAATAACGGGCCGGAAGGAATGAGCATGAAAACGAATCGATCCAGGGCTGTCTTCGGGCTTGCCGCCGCGCTCGTCATCGCGCTTGCCGCCTCGCTGGCGATGGCTCAGGAAGAGCCCGTCACCGCGGACGCGGTCAGCACCGCGCCCACCACGCAGCTCGATCCGATCAAGATCGCGTACATGAAGTGGCTCCAGAACGACATCATTCGCAACGTCGAGGAAATCAAGCGCGCTCGCGATCCGTGGGAGCGCCGCGACCTCGTCGAGGACATCGAATACATTATCTGGGAGCGCGTCGAGTTTCCGCTCACCTATCAGCAGGCGGAGATGACCGATCTCGCCGACTTCGGCCGCATCGGCACGACCTCCGACGTCACCGTCGGCAAGGAGTCGGTGCCGGAGGCGCCGCAGATCGCGGTCTCTTATGCGCTTCTGGGGATCGCCAAGGGATACGAGGGCTTCGGCTCCGCGGCGACGGATTACTTCAACAAGGCCAAGGGCATTTACGACCAGGTCATGGGGATCTCCGTGAGCCTCGATCACAGCCGCGACAACCGCCCGCTGTCCGAGTGGATCTCCGCGAGCCGCGGCTACTGGGGAAACAGCTCGACGACGCGCGTCACCTTTTACGGCAAGCGCGTCGCGCAGACCGTCATCGACAAAATGAATACGGACGAAATTGCCTTCGTGCCGAAAGGCCGGCGCGTTTCGCCGTATTCCCTCGAAGTCGCAAAACGCGATTTCGTGCAAGGCATGAAGCGCTACATCATGACCGACGAAACGCAGCGCGAACGCCGCCCGAACACCTTCTCGATCTATCTCGAGCCGGGCGATTACGAATTGCAGTCCCTGGTGTCGAGCGCGTTCACCGTGCCGCTGCGCGTGTCGCGCAACCTGAGCGAAAACAACTTCATCATCGAAACGCTGCAAGACGGCGTGGCGCTCTACGCCATTCCGGATGTCCAGGTTTTCGAGGCCGAGATGAAAAAGGCGATGCAGCGAGCCCAGGAACGGGACGAAGACCAGGCCGCCGCCGGCGAACTGGGCGAGGATGTCGATTTCCCGCTCGAATGAGCGGCCAATAACGCAAACAAATGGGTTCCGCGGAGGGTCAATGAATCCCGATACGACGCGCATGAAACAACGCTTCCAGCAGGCCAACACGTGGCTGATCATCATCCTGCTGGCCGGGTTTCTGGTTTTCAGCATCTTCAATCAGGCGCTGCTGGACTCCGACTGGTTGTCGGCCAAGCTGACGCCCGCGGTCAAGATGCTTGGCTACGTCACGAACTTCCTTTTGTACGCGACGATGATCGTGATGATCGTGAACTACGCGTACGTCAACATGTTCAAGGTCGCGCGCGTCTATTACTACAATGGCGAGCAGCGAGAGCAGCTCGTCAAGCTGCTGAAGGATCCGAACCTTCGCGGCGACTTTTACGCGTTCAAGGAAAAATCGCACGGCATCGTCCACAAGTATCCGAACTATCTATCGGAGATCGTGGCCTCGCTCATTCCGACGGCGCTCGAGCAGCCGTTCGTGCTCGAGCAATACTTCCGCGCCAAGGTCGACAACATCTCCGGGCGTTTCGCCGACCAAATCAACACGATCACGCTGATGTCGAACGTGGCTCCGATTCTCGGCTTCCTGGGCACGCTGCTTGGCCTCATCAAGGCGTTTTACGATTCCGGCGTCGCGATGCAGGTGGCCGGTCAGATGACGCCGGAGGATTTCGCGAAGCTTCAGTCGGCGATCCAGATCGCCATCATCACGAGCCTCTGGGGCGTCGCGATCAAGGTCGTCGGCTCCATCATGCGCCATCACATCACCATTCGCGCCTCGCGCTTCGCTGACGAAGTGGCCGAGATCCCGCGCGAAGTCATGTACTCCTAGGACGGTCCGCGACATGCCGAAGCTCGTCGAAGACGAAGAACTCAACCTCCAGGACCTGATTTTCATCCTGCTGTTCTTCTTCATCATCGCGCAGACGCTCATCGTCTTTAAGCTCGAGAAGGACATGATCGTCCCGCCGAAGGTGGACGAAAAGATCAAGGCCGCGCAAAAGGACGAGGACCTTCAACTCATCACGGTCCTCATCGACCACAAGTCGACGGTGATTTCGCTCGTCGCCAAGGTCGGTCGCGATACCCTCGCCAAGGGCTGGGATGCCCTCGAAAGCGAGGAGGAATACGCGATGTACGCCGATCCCACGAAAGGCAAGGAAGAATTTCTGGAAAGCGAAAAGGCCGAGGCGCACAAGGAGATTCAAAAGAAGATCCTGAAGGTCAAGGAGATGGCCGGTTTCGACAAACCGCAGCTCGGCCTCATTGCCGATCATCGCGCGCGCTACGGCACGATCTTCCAGGTCAATCTGGCGGTATCGAACCTGATCAAGGAAGAGCAGATCAATCCCGCCGTGAAGTGGAAAGTGCGCGAAGAGGGCGCCGGCCACGTGGAAGGCGAAGACGAGTTGCCGTCGCTCCTCGGCACGCCGTAGGCGAACCAGCGATTTCGGAGAACACGGCCCTCCTGGCAAGCCGCCGGGAGGGTTTTCATTTGCAGCGGCGACAGCGTGC
This genomic window from bacterium contains:
- a CDS encoding MotA/TolQ/ExbB proton channel family protein; protein product: MNPDTTRMKQRFQQANTWLIIILLAGFLVFSIFNQALLDSDWLSAKLTPAVKMLGYVTNFLLYATMIVMIVNYAYVNMFKVARVYYYNGEQREQLVKLLKDPNLRGDFYAFKEKSHGIVHKYPNYLSEIVASLIPTALEQPFVLEQYFRAKVDNISGRFADQINTITLMSNVAPILGFLGTLLGLIKAFYDSGVAMQVAGQMTPEDFAKLQSAIQIAIITSLWGVAIKVVGSIMRHHITIRASRFADEVAEIPREVMYS